One part of the Anguilla anguilla isolate fAngAng1 chromosome 11, fAngAng1.pri, whole genome shotgun sequence genome encodes these proteins:
- the LOC118207779 gene encoding uncharacterized abhydrolase domain-containing protein DDB_G0269086-like has translation MTARHRKGKSNHKFDENSFKHEALEAESRGGNHYALLFILFLMIVIGGATVAWFCLQQHQTITYLADNLMGVQMKMVKLQTFQEEMRKTNEKLHSSEGFEHRLHALEEAYVQAQKQVGVALATAEQLKTSDLPAQVLSLHTEMKARLEEVQQSAVSTEQLALLQGALRSRSEEFEAFQADVAALGGANADLTVTVEGLSGGLATAESKLEEQAGRVGALASQLEGQIVDLLSLREALALHKAQLEASSQEIVVVRELLEVGEAQKAQLVTVEEQLSSVRHSLEEQNMVAQSLHSELKAQLHAIQSQVKQFEGSQTEEAQAEEHGEQAAPALEEVAWNEPVQEEEQVTAPVPEEVPSEQAVEELLAPVLEEVPSEQPLDEEVTAPVPEEVPSEEPVEEEELAAPVPEEVPSEQLMEEEELPASVPEEAPEEQLVEEEAQAAADPEEVPQSEEEPAQQGQEEQTLPIEEEVGLSEEDLVDSRGAPEEVQEEVQEELAEQGDDTLEEEEQLVEEAQIIEEAMEQTEEGDAFLEQE, from the exons ATGACAGCACGGCATCGAAAAGGGAAAAGCAACCACAAATTCGATGAGAACTCTTTTAAACACGAAGCGTTGGAAGCAGAGTCACGAGGAGGAAATCACTAtgcattattgtttattttattcctaaTGATCGTGATCGGAGGGGCAACTGTCGCCTGGTTCTGCCTCCAACAGCACCAGACCATAACCTACTTGGCCGACAACCTCATGGGGGTACAAATGAAAATGGTGAAGCTCCAGACGTTCCAAGAAGAAATGCGAAAGACAAACGAAAAG CTCCACAGCTCAGAGGGGTTCGAGCACAGGCTGCATGCGCTTGAGGAGGCTTACGTGCAGGCCCAGAAgcaggtgggcgtggccttggCCACGGCCGAGCAGTTGAAGACCTCGGACCTCCCCGCCCAGGTGCTGTCGCTGCACACTGAGATGAAGGCCCGGCTGGAGGAGGTCCAGCAGTCGGCCGTCTCCACAGAGCAGCTGgccctcctgcagggggcgctgcggAGCCGCAGCGAGGAGTTCGAGGCCTTCCAGGCGGACGTGGCGGCGCTGGGCGGGGCCAATGCTGACCTGACCGTCACCGTGGAGGGGCTCTCCGGTGGGCTGGCCACCGCCGAATCTAAGCTGGAGGAGCAAGCTGGCCGGGTGGGCGCCCTGGCCTCGCAGCTGGAAGGCCAGATCGTAGACCTGTTGAGCCTGAGGGAGGCCCTGGCCCTTCACAAGGCCCAGCTCGAGGCCAGCTCACAGGAGATTGTGGTTGTGAG AGAGCTTCTGGAGGTGGGAGAGGCCCAGAAGGCCCAACTGGTGACTGTGGAGGAGCAGCTCAGTTCGGTTCGACACAGCCTGGAAGAGCAAAATATGGTGGCCCAGTCCCTGCATTCAGAGCTGAAAGCACAGCTCCATGCTATCCAGAGCCAGGTCAAGCAG TTTGAGGGCTCTCAGACTGAGGAGGCACAAGCAGAAGAACATGGGGAGCAGGCTGCTCCTGCTTTGGAGGAGGTGGCATGGAATGAGCCAGTTCAGGAAGAGGAGCAGGTAACAGCTCCTGTCCCAGAAGAGGTACCATCAGAGCAGGCTGTGGAGGAGCTGTTAGCACCTGTGCTGGAGGAGGTACCATCGGAACAGCCACTGGATGAGGAGGTGACTGCTCCTGTGCCGGAGGAGGTGCCATCGGAAGAgccagtggaggaggaggaactggCTGCTCCTGTACCAGAGGAGGTGCCATCAGAACAACTGATGGAGGAAGAAGAGCTCCCTGCCTCTGTGCCCGAGGAGGCTCCTGAGGAGCAGCTTGTGGAGGAGGAGGCACAGGCAGCTGCTGACCCCGAGGAGGTCCCTCAGAGTGAGGAGGAACCTGCTCAACAGGGGCAAGAGGAGCAGACTTTGCCAATTGAGGAGGAGGTGGGTTTGAGTGAGGAAGACCTTGTAGACTCCAGAGGAGCAccagaggaggtgcaggaggaggtaCAAGAGGAGTTAGCAGAGCAGGGAGATGACACactggaggaagaggaacagCTAGTTGAGGAGGCCCAGATCATTGAAGAGGCTATGGAGCAGACAGAAGAAGGAGATGCTTTCTTGGAACAAGAAT ag